In Microbulbifer sp. THAF38, the sequence AAAGCGCGTGGAAGAATTCTTTGCAGGCATCGGGTTTACTGTTGAGAACGGCCCGGAAGTCGAACAGGACTACTACAACTTCGAAGCCCTGAATATTCCCGCGCACCACCCCGCGCGCGCGATGCACGACACTTTCTACGTGGACCCCACCACGGTACTGAGAACCCACACCTCTTCCGTGCAGATCCGCACCATGGAGAAAAAGTCTCCGCCGCTGCGTATTATCTGCCCGGGTCGAGTATACCGTTGTGACTCCGATGTAACCCACTCGCCCATGTTCCACCAGGTAGAAGGCCTGGTAATCGGCGAGAACATCAGCTTTGCGCATCTGAAAGGCACCATCGACCAATTCCTGCGCGCCTTCTTCGAAGCGGAAGTGCCGGTGCGTTTCCGTCCGTCTTACTTCCCATTCACTGAGCCTTCCGCAGAGGCGGATATCCAGTGCACCGCCTGTGGTGGTGAAGGTTGCCGCGTATGTTCCGGCACCGGCTGGCTGGAAATTCTCGGCTGCGGCATGGTGCACCCGAACGTGTTTGCCGCCTGCGATATCGACAGTGAAAAATACTCCGGCTTTGCCTTCGGTATTGGTATCGAGCGCCTCGCCATGCTGCGTTACGGCGTTAACGATTTGCGCTTGTTCTTCGATAACGATCTGCGCTTCTTGAAACAGTTCTAGCCCAGTGAGAACGCGAATAGCCGAGGCTGTTCGCAGCAGCAATCGAATTGTGGAGGCCCGGGTGGCGAAATAAATATCCCGGGCGAAATGCGCACCAAGTTGCGCTGACGGAATACAGAAAGAGATCAACTATGAAAATCAGCAACTCCTGGTTGCGGGAATGGGTAAACCCGAAACTCACCACACAGGAACTGGCCGATCAAATCACCATGGCCGGCCTGGAAGTGGATGGCATAGAGAAAGTAGCGGGTGATTTTTCCGGAGTGGTTGTCGGTGAGATTGTCGCTTGTGAACAGCACCTGGATGCCGACAAATTGCGTGTCTGTAAAGTGGCCGGCCACCCCGACGGTGAAATGCAAGTAGTGTGTGGTGCCCCTAACGCGCGCGTTGGAATCAAAATTCCTTTTGCTCTGGTAGGCGCCAAGCTGCCGGGCGATTTCAAAATCAAAAAAGCCAAGCTCCGTGGTGTAGAGAGCTTCGGCATGCTCTGCGCACAGACCGAACTGGAGTTGGGCGAAGACAACGACGGTATCTGGGAACTGCCGGAAGACGCTCCCACCGGTACCGATCTGCGCGAATATCTGCAGCTGGACGATGAGACTATCGAAGTGGATCTCACCCCAAACCGTTCTGACTGCCTCGGTGTTGCCGGTATTGCCCGCGAAGTGGGCGTACTGAATCGCTGCGCCGTTCAGGGCCCGGAAGTTGCCCCGGTTCCTCAGCAAATCGACGAGAGCCTGCCGGTATCCCTGCTGGCCGAAGCTGCTTGCCCGCGCTATGTTGGTCGTGTCATTCGCAATATTGATATCAAAGCCGTAACACCCCTGTGGATGCAAGAGCGCTTGCGCCGCAGCGGCCTGCGCAGTATCGATCCGGTAGTAGATGTGACCAACTACGTCCTATTGGAGTTGGGCCAGCCCATGCACGCCTTCGACTTGGAGAAGCTCTCCGGAGGTATCAAAGTGCGTATGGCTGAAGCCGGTGAAGAGCTGACCCTGCTGGATGGCCAGGAAGTGAAACTGCAGGAAGGCACCCTGGTAATTGCCGACGAAGAAAAGCCTCTGGCCATGGCCGGCATCATGGGTGGTCTGGATTCCTCCGTGACCGAAGGCACCCAGCATATCTTCCTGGAGAGTGCCTTCTTCAGCCCGCTAGCGATTGCCGGTAAGGCCCGCTCCTATGGTCTGCACACCGACTCCTCTCACCGCTTTGAACGCGGCGTCGACTACCACCTTCAAGAGAAAGCGGTTGAGCGCGCCACCCAGCTGTTGCTGGACATTGTCGGCGGCGAGCCCGGCCCGGTACATCTGCGCGAGCTGACTGAAACCATGCCCGCCGAGCGCCATATTACCCTGCGCCGCACGCGGGTAGAGCAGGGCTTGGGTATCCAGCTGGCGGATGACGAGATCGTCGATATTCTTACCCGCCTGGGCCTGGAAAAGATTGATCAAAATGCCGAAGGCTGGACCTTCCTCGCCCCCAGCTTCCGTTTCGATATCGCCATCGAAGCCGATCTGCTGGAAGAGCTGGCCCGTGTTTATGGCTACAACCGTATCCCCAGCGAGAGCTTTACCGCCGAACTGGAAATTGCCCCGCGTCCGGAGAGCACTATTGCCCAGGACAGCCTGGAGCAGACACTGCTGAGCCGCGGCTATTACGAAGCGATCACTTTCAGCTTTATCGATAGCGACAGCGCCGCGCTGTTTGACCCGGAAGCCGATCCGGTGGCCCTGCAGAACCCAATCAGCGCCGAGCTGGCGGTGATGCGTACCACCTTATTGCCGGGCCTGTGTAAAGCTTTGCAGTACAACCTCAATCGCCAACAAAACCGCGTGCGCCTGTTTGAAACCGGTCTGCGCTTTGTACCCGGTGCGGAGCTGCACCAGGAACAGATGATCGCTGGTCTCGCCTACGGTAACCGCTTTGCGGAAAACTGGACTGGCAGCAAAGACAGCGTAGATTTCTACGATGTGAAAGCCGACGTGGAAGCCCTGCTGGCTCGCACCGGTGTCGCCGATGAATTCCGCTTTGTTGCCGGTCAACACTCCGCACTGCACCCCGGTCAAACCGCCAAGATTATGCGCGGCGACCGCGAAGTAGGGGTTATCGGTGCCCTGCACCCGCAGCTGCAGAAGAAGCTGGATCTGGCCAAGCCGGCCTTCGTATTCGAGCTCAGCCTGGAAGCGATCGGCCAGGGTAAAGCCCCGGCATTCCGCCCGCTGTCCAAGTTCCCGGAAGTGCGCCGCGACCTGGCCCTGTTGATTGATGCGGACGTTCCCGCCGCCAGCCTGGTGGAGACCGCCACCGAGGCCGCCGGTGAAACCTTGACGGACCTCAAGATATTTGATGTCTACCAGGGCAAAGGTATTGATTTAAATAGAAAAAGTGTCGCTTTGGGCTTGACGTTTCAGCATTCGTCGCGCACCCTTAATGACGAAGAAATCAATGCCGCTGTAGATGCGGTGGTCGGTAAATTAGAAGAAAAATATAACGCTAGCCTGCGCTAACAGAGCATGATGCTCTCGGTGTGCAGACTGAATTGCACCCCGAGAGCGTCTGCTTCCGGGTTGAAAGCCGCCGCGGTTTGGGCCGCTTCCGATCTGGAGTCGACGCCTCTGAATCAATTGGTAGGATCCAATGACAGAGGCACTGACCAAGGCCGGGCTCGCCGAAAAGTTGTACGAGGAGCTGGGCTTTAATAAGCGCGAAGCGAAAGAGATCGTCGAGTATTTCTTCGAGGAAATCCGCAATGCGCTGGAAAGCAACGAGCAGGTCAAGCTCTCGGGCTTTGGCAATTTCGACTTGCGCGACAAAAGCCAGCGTCCCGGTCGCAACCCCAAGACCGGCGAGGAAATCCCCATCTCAGCCCGCAGGGTAGTCACCTTCAAACCAGGGCAAAAACTCAAGACACGAGTAGAGGAACATGCTGGAACCGAGCAATAATGCTCAGCTACCTGCAATCCCCGGTAAGCGCTATTTCACCATTGGTGAAGTGAGCGAGCTGTGTGCCGTGAAGCCCCATGTATTGCGCTACTGGGAGCAGGAATTTCCACAGCTGAAGCCGGTTAAACGCCGCGGCAACCGCCGCTACTACCAGCACCAGGACGTTATTATGGTGCGCCAGATTCGTGCGCTACTCTATGAAGAGGGCTATACCATTGGAGGAGCCCGCCAGCAGATAGAGACCGGCAGCGAAAGGGCAGAAGTGGTACAGCTGCAGCAGGTACTGCCGGAAGTGATTGCGGAACTCAAAGATGTGGTAGCCCTGCTGGACGGGAGAAAGAATTTCTAAAAAAGTACCGATACGGGCTTGCAATCCAGCCCTAGTCCGGTATGATTCACGCCACATCGAGACACGATGCCTTTAAAAATCAATCACTTAGCGAAGTGAGCGATTTTTTAAAATCGGAGCGTAGCGCAGCCTGGTAGCGCACCACACTGGGGGTGTGGTGGTCGTCGGTTCAAATCCGGCCGCTCCGACCATACATATCGTTGCATAGCAACGGCCAAGAAACCCGCTTTTTAGCGGGTTTTTTTTTGGTTGGGATTTAGTTACATATTAAGTCAGATTCCTGAATCCAGAATGACCTAGAGTCACGCTGCCTTGCCAAACAAGCATTGATATAAATTCTTTATTTACACCATCAATTGCCCTCCAAGAGCTGATACTTTTCTCATGGGCCCTTGCCCCTCATTATCAATAGATTGTATGTTTATAGGTGATTTTCTAAATCTACTAATTATTAGTGGGTGCTCAGAAGAGTAGAAAGTGATTAAATGTTATGCTCTTTTTCTATGAATTATTTGAATTAAATAACTCGAAATTTTACCAATTGACCTGTTATTAACGAAGTTCAAGATTTGAAAAATTAAGTGGCTGGGCCTTTAAGTGGCTGCTTAATGTAGAAATCAATGTTAGGCGATTAATGAAATGGATGCTTTAGGTGGGTAGTCTTAAATGAAATCAAGTCACGACTTTGTTTCCCTGCTCGAAACTTGGCTTAAGCGGCGGGCCAAGTCTACTGGAGTTCGGCGAGTTAGTACTTCGAATATAGCGTTATCGACTGATCAAGGGTCGGTTCGAGTTGAAAACCAAGATCGGGCGGTAGTGGCCAGATTTACGAATAAAGATTCTATCAGCAGAATAATTTGTATTGTTGCTGATGGAATGGGTGGCATGGAGTCTGGTTTAGACTGTGCGGCAAAAGCTGTTTCTTCTTTTTTAGGTGGTTGCCTAAAGGGGATAGATACGCCAGTAAAGAAAATGTTGCATGATGCTGTCCTGATGGCGGACAAGTATGTTCATCAAGTGCACGAAGGACGTGGTGGTGCTACTTTATCAGCTATTTGTCTTGTTGAAGCGGGAGAGATACATGCAGTAAATGTAGGCGATAGCCGTATCTATGGAATTCTTGACAAGAATCTTATACAGCTATCAAAGGATGATACATTAGAAGGTCAGTTTGGTAATGATGGAAATCTTTTTCTTGGCAGGAATGAGCTGATTCAGTATGTCGGGATGGGGTGCGGTATTATCCCGAACTCTTTTACTTTTCCTCAGGAATCTGACGGTTGGCTGATTTCAACCGACGGAGTTCATTTTATGGCCTCGAATATACTAGAAAAGATTACCCAAAATAGCTCTGATTCGGGCACAGCAGCATTTAGACTCACGGAAATGTCCCAATGGTTGGGTGGAAATGATAATGCAACCTGTATTGTGCAGCTGTGGCGTGAGAAAAATTGGGATTTTTTTCGAGGAGATGTAGCTGGGCTCTTAGAAGTTTGGGATTCTTTTGGGGACTTGCAGTTATTTATAGGAGATTCAGCAACGAAGGGTGACATGATCTTAGGGGACGATATAAGTTCCTGTAATAGCGCTAAGGCTCCGAGCCACGAAACAAAAGCAAGCCATAAAGATGAAAAACCAGTTATAAATGAGTCAAAAAAAACAAGCAGTAGTTATAAAAAAAATAAGTTACAAGAAGAGGCTTTTGAGGAAGATGATAGGAAGGATATAAGTCAAAAATCTAAGCCTCAGTTGAAAATGAAGTTCGATGAGTCTAAGGACGGATAATTGTGGATATGCCGAATAGATATCAGTTAATTAGCGCTTGCGGAAGTGGTGGATTTGGTTCCGTGAGTATCTATATGGATACGCATTTAGAGCGCCGAGTAGCTATTAAGACGATTCTTTCTGAGGGTGAAAAGAGAAGGCTTGTTGATGAGCTTCAAGGCTTAATGAGTCTGAGATCAAATCATGTCGTTCAAGTGTTTGATGTGATTTATGAAGATGGAAATCTGTCCGGCATTGTTGAAGAGTTTGTTGATGGGGAAGATTTACAGGGTAGTAATTTTCCTCAGGCAGGCAATCCCAATTACTTAAAGTGTTTGTGGCAAATTTCTAAAGGGCTTGCTGATATTCATGCGGCTGGAATAATTCACAGAGATGTAAAGCCTAATAATATGAAAATAGACGATAAAGGTATCGTTAAGGTTTTTGATTTTGGGTTGTCTCGCTCAATCGAGCATGGTGCTCATACTAGAGGTTTTAAGGGCACTTTTGGATTTGCGGCTCCAGAGCTATTTGCAAGTGATCATGTTGAGTTTACACCTGCAGTTGATGTGTACGCATTTGGTGTAACGGCAATATTTTTATTGAATAAAAATTTGCCAAGATCGCTATTGGAGGTTCCTCCTGCTCCGTTGACGGAGGAAGTGGTTAGAGATATTTTTTCCCATCTTGATGATCCCATTCAAGATGTACTTTTGAGGTGTTTAAGTACATTTGCTGAAGTTAGGCCAAGTATG encodes:
- a CDS encoding serine/threonine-protein kinase, which codes for MPNRYQLISACGSGGFGSVSIYMDTHLERRVAIKTILSEGEKRRLVDELQGLMSLRSNHVVQVFDVIYEDGNLSGIVEEFVDGEDLQGSNFPQAGNPNYLKCLWQISKGLADIHAAGIIHRDVKPNNMKIDDKGIVKVFDFGLSRSIEHGAHTRGFKGTFGFAAPELFASDHVEFTPAVDVYAFGVTAIFLLNKNLPRSLLEVPPAPLTEEVVRDIFSHLDDPIQDVLLRCLSTFAEVRPSMEEVYRLLSKYLLLDRHQAIATYKDKYHYLNSGNKLISLALNKIGSLKIEYNGLGFYVKDRTGEVYINNREPNVGEEIPGSCVVSLGSASREYNERAFITFDVSNPEVVL
- the pheS gene encoding phenylalanine--tRNA ligase subunit alpha, with amino-acid sequence MQDLQSLTEQAMELVEKADGLAALDQVRVDYLGKKGQLTALLKGLGKLSAEERPAAGAKINEAKQQVQEKINARRTMLEQAAINAKLAEETIDVTLPGRGEEQGNAHPITRTLKRVEEFFAGIGFTVENGPEVEQDYYNFEALNIPAHHPARAMHDTFYVDPTTVLRTHTSSVQIRTMEKKSPPLRIICPGRVYRCDSDVTHSPMFHQVEGLVIGENISFAHLKGTIDQFLRAFFEAEVPVRFRPSYFPFTEPSAEADIQCTACGGEGCRVCSGTGWLEILGCGMVHPNVFAACDIDSEKYSGFAFGIGIERLAMLRYGVNDLRLFFDNDLRFLKQF
- the pheT gene encoding phenylalanine--tRNA ligase subunit beta, with amino-acid sequence MKISNSWLREWVNPKLTTQELADQITMAGLEVDGIEKVAGDFSGVVVGEIVACEQHLDADKLRVCKVAGHPDGEMQVVCGAPNARVGIKIPFALVGAKLPGDFKIKKAKLRGVESFGMLCAQTELELGEDNDGIWELPEDAPTGTDLREYLQLDDETIEVDLTPNRSDCLGVAGIAREVGVLNRCAVQGPEVAPVPQQIDESLPVSLLAEAACPRYVGRVIRNIDIKAVTPLWMQERLRRSGLRSIDPVVDVTNYVLLELGQPMHAFDLEKLSGGIKVRMAEAGEELTLLDGQEVKLQEGTLVIADEEKPLAMAGIMGGLDSSVTEGTQHIFLESAFFSPLAIAGKARSYGLHTDSSHRFERGVDYHLQEKAVERATQLLLDIVGGEPGPVHLRELTETMPAERHITLRRTRVEQGLGIQLADDEIVDILTRLGLEKIDQNAEGWTFLAPSFRFDIAIEADLLEELARVYGYNRIPSESFTAELEIAPRPESTIAQDSLEQTLLSRGYYEAITFSFIDSDSAALFDPEADPVALQNPISAELAVMRTTLLPGLCKALQYNLNRQQNRVRLFETGLRFVPGAELHQEQMIAGLAYGNRFAENWTGSKDSVDFYDVKADVEALLARTGVADEFRFVAGQHSALHPGQTAKIMRGDREVGVIGALHPQLQKKLDLAKPAFVFELSLEAIGQGKAPAFRPLSKFPEVRRDLALLIDADVPAASLVETATEAAGETLTDLKIFDVYQGKGIDLNRKSVALGLTFQHSSRTLNDEEINAAVDAVVGKLEEKYNASLR
- a CDS encoding MerR family transcriptional regulator; the protein is MLEPSNNAQLPAIPGKRYFTIGEVSELCAVKPHVLRYWEQEFPQLKPVKRRGNRRYYQHQDVIMVRQIRALLYEEGYTIGGARQQIETGSERAEVVQLQQVLPEVIAELKDVVALLDGRKNF
- the ihfA gene encoding integration host factor subunit alpha, encoding MTEALTKAGLAEKLYEELGFNKREAKEIVEYFFEEIRNALESNEQVKLSGFGNFDLRDKSQRPGRNPKTGEEIPISARRVVTFKPGQKLKTRVEEHAGTEQ
- a CDS encoding PP2C family serine/threonine-protein phosphatase; translation: MKSSHDFVSLLETWLKRRAKSTGVRRVSTSNIALSTDQGSVRVENQDRAVVARFTNKDSISRIICIVADGMGGMESGLDCAAKAVSSFLGGCLKGIDTPVKKMLHDAVLMADKYVHQVHEGRGGATLSAICLVEAGEIHAVNVGDSRIYGILDKNLIQLSKDDTLEGQFGNDGNLFLGRNELIQYVGMGCGIIPNSFTFPQESDGWLISTDGVHFMASNILEKITQNSSDSGTAAFRLTEMSQWLGGNDNATCIVQLWREKNWDFFRGDVAGLLEVWDSFGDLQLFIGDSATKGDMILGDDISSCNSAKAPSHETKASHKDEKPVINESKKTSSSYKKNKLQEEAFEEDDRKDISQKSKPQLKMKFDESKDG